CACACACACCACCACCCAACGTAACAACACCCACCCCCACAAACACCACCCCAACAGGCGCGGCTGTCCCGTCGCCAACCACGCACACCACCCCAGGCACTGCGGCGACACTACACCCACACCCCACACACCACCACCCAACGTAACAACACCAGCCCCCACAAACACCACCCCAACAGGCGCGGCTGTCCCGTCGCCAACCACGCACACCACCCCAGGGACTGCGGCGACACTACACCCACACCCCACACACCACCACCCAACGTAACAACACCAACCCCCACCAACACCACCCAACAGGCGCGGCTGTCCCGTCGCCTCCCCCCCGTCGCCAACCCCGCCGCCGCGCTTGCGTCCCCGCACAAACTCCTTTACGCTACCGCCATGCCCGATTCCACCCGCCAATCAAAATCGGTAGCCCCTCCACTCTGGACGCTCATCCCCGCAGCCGTGCTCACGGTCGCAACGTGCGCCGGACTGCTCGCGTTGCAACAACCGTTCCCGCCGCTTTCATCCGCGCAGTTCGCCGTCACCCTCGCCACAATCACCGCAGCCACCCTCCTGATCTTCGGCCCGTCACGCATCGTCCTGACCGCCCTCTTCCTCGTCGCCCTGCTCGACCACCCCTTCCGTTCCCACGCGATCATCCACGCCGCCGGCATCGAGTGGCATCCCCGAGAACTCCTCCTGCTCGCCCTCTTCGCGCACGGCGCCGTGGCCTGCATGCGGCGGCGCTTCTGGCTGGAATGGACCCCCATACACTTCGGCATGCTCCTCTACACCGCCGTCTTCGCTTACGCCGCCTGGCGCGGCCTCTGGCTTGGCCATACCCCCGGCGACATCATCGCCGAATCCCGCGCCCCGCTTTTCCTCGGAGCCTTCTGGATCTTCGCCGGCACAGTCCGCGACCCGCGCGACCTCGCCTACTACCGCTACCTCGCCCTCTGCGCCCTCGTCCTGATGGCCGCCGCCACCATCGCCGCCTTCGGCTGGTTCGCCCTCCACGGCCCCATCCCCAATACCCAGAACGCATTCGGAGAGTTCGTCCCCCGCCTGATTCAGGGTCTCCCCCTGCAATCCATCCGCCCCGCGGGCCACGCCTGGCTGGAAGCCGGTTTGGTCGTGGTCCTATCCATGCTGATGTGCCCGCGCGAGCCCGGGTTACGCAAGGCCATCTACGTCCCCCTGGCCCTCCTCTTCGCCGCCGCCATCGCCACCGGCATGATGCGCACCGCGATCATCTCCGTGGGGGTATCGCTCGCCGTCCTGTGCTGGCTAAACCTGCCGCGCGCAGGACGCGGTCTGGCGTTGGCCCTCGGCATGGGCCTCATCGCGGTCGCCGCGCCCATGGCGCTGCTCCAACCCGACCGCCTCCCCGGCGCGCCAATAGAAACCGATCGCTCCCTCACCGCGCGCGCGGTGGAAAGTGCCGGCGCCCTGGAAGCCATTCGCCAGCGCCCCTTCTTCGGCGCGGGCCTCGGCTCCGGTTTCGAGGCGCTCGGCCTCGCCCAGAAAGACAGCGCCTCAAGCGCCATTCCCGAGGAATACCGGAGCCTCCACAACGCCTGGCTCTACATCGCGTGGAAAAGCGGGCTGGCCGGACTGGGGATCGCGCTGCTTGCGCTCGGAATAATTCTGCTGCACAGCCAGCAAATCATAAACCGCCTGCCCGCCATGAACGAGCGCTGCCTCGGGCGTGGATTGCAAGCCGCGCTCGCCGGACAGCTCGTCGCGTCCGCCGCCATGCCCCGCCTCACCTGGTCTTCGGGCGCCCTGTTCCTGAGCATCTGGGCCACGGCCTTCCTGCTGCTCGAACGGCGCGTCGAAAAGTAACCGACGCCCCGCACTTACCGCACGTGAACCCGGCGGCCTTCCACGCGGACCCTCCCCTCCGCAATCATCTGGATCGCCTTGGGGTACAGCTTCCGCTCCAGGGCCTGCACCCGCTCCGCAAGCGAGTCCGGCGTGTCGCTGTCATGCACGGGAATCGACTCCTGCATGATGATCGGGCCGTGATCGTACGCCTCGTCCACGAAATGTACCGTGGCGCCCGTGATCTTCGCCCCATACGCCAACACCGCCTCGTGCACGTGATGCCCATACATGCCCTGACCGCAGAACGCCGGAATAAGCGCCGGATGCACGTTCACGATCCGGTGCGCGTAGTCCGGCGGCACCGAGATTAGCGACATATACCCCGCAAGCACCACCAGGTCCGCCTCGTGGCGCCGGATCTCCGCCCAGATGGCCTCGTTCCGCGCACCGACGTCCGGGAATTCCCGCGACGTGATGGCCACGGCCGGAATCCCACGCTTCGACGCCCGCTCAAGACCGAACGCCGACGCCCGCGACGCAATCACGCACGCCACCGACGCGTCCAACGTCTCGGCGTCAATGTGATCGAGAAGATTTTGAAGCGTGGATCCGCTGCCAGAAAGCAGCACCGCCAGACGAAGTGTCATATATAGCCCGTCACACGAAAACCAACACCGAAACCCTACAGCCTAAAGCCTAAAGCCTAAAGCCTAAAGCCTAAAGCCTAAAGCCTAAACCCCAACTCACATCTTCTGCATCTTCGAGAGGAATTCTTCGTTCGACTTGGTCTTCTTCAGCTTCTCAATCAGCAGCTCGGACGCCTCCTGAAGCTCGCGATCGCTCAGCACACGAAGCAGGAGCCAGATCCGCTGGAGATCTTCCGCATTCACCAGGCGCTCTTCCTGGCGCGTCCGCGAACGGTTCACATCGATCGCCGGGAAAATGCGCTTCTCCATCAGGCGGCGATCCAGATGGATCTCCATGTTGCCCGTGCCCTTGAACTCCTCGAAGATGACGTCGTCCATGCGGCTGCCCGTCTCCACCAGCGCCGTCGCCAGAATCGTAAGGCTGCCACCCTCTTCAATGTTGCGCGCCGCGCCGAAAAAGCGCTTCGGGCGCTGCAGCGCGTTTGCGTCCACGCCGCCCGACAGCACCTTGCCGCTGCTCGGCACGAGGATGTTGTACGCGCGCGCCAGGCGCGTGATCGAGTCCAGCAGGATAACCACATCCCGCTTATGCTCCACCAGACGCCGCGCCTTGTTCAGCACCATCTCCGCCACCTGCACGTGGCGCTCCGGCGGCTCGTCGAAGGTCGACGCGATCACCTCGCCCTTCACCGATCGCTGCATGTCCGTCACTTCCTCGGGGCGCTCGTCGATCAGAAGCACGATGACCGTGACATCCGGGTGATTCGTAGTGATGCTGTTCGCGATTTTCTGCAAAAGCACCGTCTTGCCCGTAAACGGGGCCGCAACGATAAGCCCGCGCTGCCCCTTGCCAACCGGAGAGATCAGATCCATGATGCGCATGGCGATCTCTTTCTGGCCCACCTCCAGCGTGAAGCGCTCGTCCGGGTGGATCGGCGTGAGGCTGTCGAAAATGATCCGCTTGTGCGCGATTTCCGGCGACTCGTTGTTCACCGACTCCACCTTCAGCAGCGCAAAGTAACGCTCGCCTTCCTTCGGCGGGCGAACGTGCCCCGTGATGCTGTCGCCCGTCCGCAGCGCAAACTTCCGGATCTGCGACGGCGACACATAAATGTCGTCCGGGCCCGGCAGGTACGAGTAGTCCGGCGAACGCAGGAACCCGAAACCGTCGGGAAGGATCTCAAGCGTCCCCTCCCCGTAGATCGATCCCGCCTTCTCGATGCTGCGCTGCAACACCGCAAAAATCAGGTCCTGCTTCTTCAGGCCCCCGTATTCCTCAATGCCCAGCGCCTGTGCCGCCTCGTTGAGCTCCGGCATCGTCATGGACTTGAGGTCCGTGATGTTCAGTTCCGGCCCATCCACATACTCGGGCATCGGCTCGTTCGCCACATCCAGGACCGCCGGCGCGTTTCGCCGCGGCTGCTGCTGCTGCGCCCGGTTTGGAGGCCCCCCGGGGCGGCGGTTCCGATTATTCTGCGGGCCGCGGTTGCTGCCGTTCTGATTGGCCCGTTTCGGGTTGCGCCCCTTGTTCTTGGGACGCCCCGGGCCGCGGTCGGTGGCTGTCTTTTCTGCCATGGAATTATTCCTTTCGATGTTCCTGGTTTCGTGGGTTACCTGCACAGGGCAGGCCGCGGGGAGTACAGGAACCGCCACTCCGCTGCAAAGTTACACCTGCGTTCATCGTGAGTTACTACAGAAGTGAATTGATTCCGGCGGGCGCGCCCGGAATAGGGCGCGGCAAGCCGGCCCGTTAATGTATTTCCGCCCAGTTTTTTCCGGAGCCCACGTCCACCCGAAGGGGAACCTGAAGCGTGAGCACCTTTTCCATGACGTTCCTCATCATGTTCGATACGTCTTCGGCGGACGCCGCCGGTGTCTCCACCACCAGCTCGTCATGCACCTGCAACAGCATCTGTGCATCTTCGTCCGCCAGCACGCGATCAAGCTCGATCATCGCCAGCTTGATGATATCCGCCGCGCTCCCCTGAACCGGGGTGTTGATAGCAACCCGTTCTCCAGCGCGGCGCATGTTTACATTCCCGCTGCTAATATCCGGCACATAGCGGCGCCGGTTCAAGATCGTTGTCACATAGCCCTGCGCGCGGGCCCGCTCCAGGGTCTCGTCGAGCCAGGCCCGGATTCCCGGATACTGCGCAAAGTAGCCATCGATAAACTCGCCGGCTTCCGCGTTGCTGATACCCAGGTTCCGGCCAAGCCCGAACGCGCTGATGCCATACACCACGCCAAAATTCACCGCTTTCGCCTTCCGGCGCATCTCCGCCGTCACCGCATCCTCCGCCACGCCAAATACCCGCGACGCCGTCTCCGTGTGGATGTCCGCGCCCCGCCGGAACGCGTCCAGAAGGTTCGCGTCCCCGGAAAGGTGCGCCAGTACGCGCAATTCAATTTGTGAATAGTCAGCCGAAATCAGCACGCGATCAGGCTGGCTGGGTATGAACGCTTCGCGGATTCGACGCCCGTAGGCGTTCCGCACAGGTATATTCTGAAGGTTCGGGTCGCTGCTCGAAAGACGTCCCGTCGCCGCAACCGCCTGGTTGTACGACGTGTGAATCCGGCCGGTCTCCGGGTGAATCAGCCGGGGCAGCGCATCCACATACGTGCCCCGCAGCTTCTCAAGCATGCGGTATTCGAGGATGCGTTCGGGCAGCGGATGTTCGTGCGCAAGCACCTCAAGGACGCGCTCGTCCGTGGAATACCCTGTCTTCGTCTTACGGACGGGCTTCAATCCAAGCTTGTCGAAGAGAATTACCTGAAGCTGCTTAGGGGAGTTAATCTTGAAGGGTTCCCCGGCCAGCTCGACGATTTCCGCCGTCAACGCGCCAAGCCGCGTCTCAATCTCCCCGCGAAGCGCGTCGAACACATCTACATCGACCGCGATGCCCGCCTGCTCCATGCGGGCCAGGACGTGGATCAAAGGCATTTCCACATCCATAAACAATGATTCAAGTTCGAGGGTCTTTAATCGTTCCCGGAAGATTCCGGAAAGGCGCCACGTCGCGTCGGCGTCTTCCGCCGCATACGCGCAAGCGCTGTGAATGGGAACGTGATCAAAGGTGACGGACTTGGACCCCGTGCCGATAACTTCGGAGATTGGGATTAGTTTCCGCCGGAGGTGTTGAAGGCTAACTTCATCTAAATTGTGCCTTAACGTGGACGGGTCTGTCAAGTAGGACGCAAGCATCGTGTCCATCGATATTCCGCGCAGCGGAACGCCCGCCCGCGCAAGTACAATCAGGTCATACTTGATGTTGTGGCCCACCTTCCCCACCGCCTCGTCCGCAAACAGCGGACGCAACAGATCCAGCGCCGTCTCCGCCGGCACGGGCGATAGCCGCGTCACCGTCGTCAAATCATCCGGATCCTCCATCACCGTCAGCGACTCCTCCGTATGCGCGATCGGAATGTAATACGCCGACTCCTCGTCGCAGCAACACGAAATCCCCACCAGCTTCGCCCGCATCGGATCCGTCGACGTCGTCTCCGTGTCTACCGCGAAGATACCCGCCTTCCGCATCCGCGCGATCATCGCCTTCAGCTCCGTCTCCTCCAGCACCAGGTGATACGCGCACGTCGCCGCTTTACCCGTGCTACCTGGAAGAAGCTCCTCGATCAGGCTGTGAAACGCAAAACGAACCAGCGCCTCGGTGAGCTGTTCAGGCTCGTATTCCCGGCGCGCGCAATCGGCCGGACCAAACTCCAGCGGCACATCCGTCTTAATCGTCACCAACTCGCGGCTGAAGAAGGCCTGCTCCCGGTCCGCGACCAGGTTCTCCTTCTGCTTCCCCTTCAGTTCGTCAATGTGCTCGTAAAGCCCCTCAAGCGAGGTATACTTCTCCAGCAGCTTCTTCGCCGTCTTGTCCCCAATCCCCCTCACCCCCGGCACGTTGTCCGCCGTGTCCCCGATCAGCGCCAGCGCGTCCACAACGTTCTCCGGACCCACGCCAAACCGCTCCCGCACCGCCGCCGCGTCATACCACATCCCCCCATCCCCCTTGTTCGGGTCGTACACCGTCACATGCTCCGAAACAAGCTGCTGCAGATCCTTGTCCCCCGTCACCAGCACCGCCTCCATACCCCCGGCCTCCGCCTGCCGCGCCAGCGTACCGATCACGTCGTCCGCCTCCACCCCCGGAGCCACCAGCAGCGGAATATTCAGCGCCCGAACCATATCGTGCATCATCGGGAACTGCGCCTTCAGATCCGGCGGCGTCTCCCGCCGCGTCGCCTTGTAATCCGCGTACATCTCGTCGCGAAACGTCTTCCCCGGCGCGTCAAACACCACCGCCACATGGCTCGGATCATGCTCCCGGATGATCTTCAGCAACACCCGCGTAAAGCCATAAAGCGCATTCGTCGGGTTCCCCTCGCTGTCCGTCAGCGCCGCCCGGATCGCGTAATACGCCCGAAACGCAAAAGCCATCCCATCAATCAAGAATAAACGATCATTTTTCACGATAATTCCCCCTCATTAAACCCGGAGCGCCGAAAACGAGGCAAACACGCCCCGCCTGAATATAAACGTCCGAAAAAAGGTGGCGCAGGCGTCCCGCCTGTGTAGCGCGCCAAAGCGCGCCCGCGCCAACCGCCTCCCACGACCCGCGGCCCAACCCGTATTACACCCCACCCCCGCCCCGCATCCAAAACCCAAATAAACACGGTCTGGCAAAGGTTCATGAGGTCCGATCCAAAAGGGCGAGAATTTCACGCGCGGCGTTCTGCGAGGCGCCGCCGTCTCCCAACATCGACTGTACTTCCCGGAGATCCGCGGTCATCCGGGCGCGTTCCGGCGAGGATTCTATGAGGCGCAGGGCCTGCGGAAGGATATGGCCGGGCTGGATCGCGCCCTGGATAAACTCCGGCACAATACCGCGTCCCGCCAATATGTTTACTATACCGATATACCGGATGTCCACCAACAATTTCGCCAGCCAGTACGTCACCGCCGTCACCCGGTAAAAAATCATGAACGGCACGCCGAAAAGCGCCGTCTCCAGCGTCGCCGTGCCCGACGCAACCATGCAGAAGCGCGCGCGCGAAAGCACATCGTACATGCCCCCCTCCACAATCTCCAGCGGGAAATCCCCCGCGATCGCGCGCGCCTGCGCCGCCCGCGCCCCATCCACCACCGGCGCAACAAACCGGGCCTCCGGGCGCGACCGCGCGATGCCCCGCGCCACTGCGATCATCGGCCCCAGCAGCCGGCGGATCTCCTGCTCCCGGCTGCCGGGCAGCAGCCCCACCACAAGTTCACCCGACGCCCCCTCCGGCGCCTGGTAGCCCGCAATATGATCCAGCAGCGGGTGGCCCACATACGCGCACGGCAACCCCACCTGCTCATAGATCGCCACCTCAAACGGAAAGATGACCAGCATCTTGTCCACGCACGCCGCCAGCGTGTGCACCCGCTTCTTCTTCCACGCCCACACCTGCGGGCTGATGTAATAGATGACCGGAATGCCCATCCGCTTGACCCGCTGCGCCAGGCGGATGTTAAAGCCCGGATAATCAATCAGCACCACCGCGTCGGGCCGGCTCGCCTCAATGTGCGCCGCGGTGTCCAGAAACAACCGCCGGATCCCCCGGAAATGTTTCACCACCTCCGTGAAACCCATGATCGCCGCCCCCGCCAGATCGTGGCGCAGCAACATGCCCTCCGCCGCCATCCGCGCCCCCCCCAGGCCCTCGCACGCCACATCGGGACACGCCGCCCGAAGCGCGCGGATCAGGTTCGCGCCGTGCGTATCGCCCGAGGCCTCGCCGGCCACAAAAAACAGCCGCTTCACGCGTGATTCCGGATGAAGTCCATAATGTCCCGCGCCAGCTTCAACGCCTTCACCCCATCGGCCCCCGAAACCACGGGCGCGCGCCCTTCGCGCACCGCATCCACAAACGACTGCAACTCCAGCTTCAACGGCTCGTCCTTCGTCACCGGCAGCGGCTCGATCTGGATATGTTCCATCGGATTCGCGTCCGGCGGCAGCGCCCCCGGCTTCTTCCGGTACACCATCACCTCCTGCGCGCTGTAATCCGTGCTCAGATACGCGTTGTCCTCGAATATCCGGATCTTACGCATCCGCTCCAGCGACACCCGGCTGCTCGTCAGGTTGGCCACGCACCCAGAAGCAAACCGGATCCGCACGTTCGCGATGTCCTCGCTCGTCGAAAACACCGGCACGCCCACCGCGTCCAGAGAAACCACCTCGGAAGAATCCAGCGCCAGCACAATGTCCAGATCGTGGATCATCAGATCCAGCACCACGCTCACATCCGTGCCCCGCCCCGGAAACGGGCTCAGCCGGTGACACTCGATAAACCTCGGCGCCTTGATCGCCTCGGAAAACGCCAGCACCGCACCGTTGAACCGCTCAATATGCCCCACCTGCAACACGCAACCGTGCGTCTTCGCCAGCGCGGCCATCGTCTCCGCCTCTTCCACCGTCGCCGCCATCGGCTTCTCCACCAGCACGTGCACCCCCGCCTGAAGCAACGTGTTCACCACGTCCGCGTGCGACGTCGTCGGCGTCGCAACCGAAACCACATCCACCCCCGCCGCGATCAGCCCGTGCACATCGCTGTAGCCCGGCACGGTGAAATCCCCGGCCGCGCGCAGGCGGTTCTTCTCGTCCGGATCCGCCACGCCCGCCAGCTCTACGCCCGGCAGGGCCGCATAGTTCCGCGCGTGGTGGTAGCCAAGATGCCCCACGCCCACAACGCCAGCACGAATTACCGACATGAATGAAACCTCAGGTAACGCGGCCTGCGCGGCCGCCGCCTCGGGCAAGAAGGATGGAACAGGGCCCGGCCCGCGCCGGGAGCGCAGTCAGGAATGGTGGCGCGGGCGAAACACAGACCCGGATTCCCACCGGAGCCTGCAAGGGGATCGCGCGACGGCGATACGCCCCGCCGCGACCATGCTACCCCACCCGCGCCGCGCCGTGCAACGCCAGAACAAAGTCCCGAACCTCGTGCAGCGAATCCAGCACCGCCGCCGGCCCGAGCACCTCCAGCTCCGCCCGGCTCTGGTACCCCGTCGTCACCGCCACCGGCGTCACCCCCGCCGCCTGGCCCGCCAGCACATCGAAATGCATGTCCCCCACAAACACCGTCTCCGCCGGCCCCACCCCCAACTGCGCCATTGCCTTCTCCACCGGCTCCGGATCCGGCTTGTGCCTGGTCACCTCCAGCGGACCAATCCGTGCCTCCATGTAATGCAGCACGCCCAGGTGCGCCAGAAGCATCTCCGACGCCTCCCGCTTCTTCGACGTCACAAACCCCATCCGGAATCCCGCCGCCGCAAAGTCCGAAAGCATCTCCGCCGCCCCCGGCAGCAGCGACGTCTTCGGGGGACTGTGCTCCGTGTAGTGCGCGCGGTAAATCCGGATACACTCGTTCACATCAAATTCCGTGAACATCGGAAACTGCTTCCGAAGCGGATAACCAATACTCCGAATGATCGCCTCCCGGTCCGGCCGAGGCTCGCCAATCGTATCAAACGTATAAAACCACGAGTCCACAATCGCATCCGTGGAATCCATCAACGTGCCATCAAGATCAAAAAGTACCGCGCGAACCATAGGGGATCATTCCAGAGAGAAGAGAGAAGAAAACAGCACAAGTATACCCCACCCCAGCGGCAACCCCGCAACCCCGCAACTGTCAACTGTCAACTGTCAACTGTCAACTGTCAACTGTCAACTGTCAACTGTCAACTGTCAACTGTCAACTGTCAGCTGCCGTCCCTGCCGTCCCTGCCGTCCCTGCCGTCCCTGCCGTCCACTCCGTCCACTCCGTCCACTCTGTCCACTCTGTCCACTCCGTC
The genomic region above belongs to Candidatus Hydrogenedentota bacterium and contains:
- the polA gene encoding DNA polymerase I, which gives rise to MAFAFRAYYAIRAALTDSEGNPTNALYGFTRVLLKIIREHDPSHVAVVFDAPGKTFRDEMYADYKATRRETPPDLKAQFPMMHDMVRALNIPLLVAPGVEADDVIGTLARQAEAGGMEAVLVTGDKDLQQLVSEHVTVYDPNKGDGGMWYDAAAVRERFGVGPENVVDALALIGDTADNVPGVRGIGDKTAKKLLEKYTSLEGLYEHIDELKGKQKENLVADREQAFFSRELVTIKTDVPLEFGPADCARREYEPEQLTEALVRFAFHSLIEELLPGSTGKAATCAYHLVLEETELKAMIARMRKAGIFAVDTETTSTDPMRAKLVGISCCCDEESAYYIPIAHTEESLTVMEDPDDLTTVTRLSPVPAETALDLLRPLFADEAVGKVGHNIKYDLIVLARAGVPLRGISMDTMLASYLTDPSTLRHNLDEVSLQHLRRKLIPISEVIGTGSKSVTFDHVPIHSACAYAAEDADATWRLSGIFRERLKTLELESLFMDVEMPLIHVLARMEQAGIAVDVDVFDALRGEIETRLGALTAEIVELAGEPFKINSPKQLQVILFDKLGLKPVRKTKTGYSTDERVLEVLAHEHPLPERILEYRMLEKLRGTYVDALPRLIHPETGRIHTSYNQAVAATGRLSSSDPNLQNIPVRNAYGRRIREAFIPSQPDRVLISADYSQIELRVLAHLSGDANLLDAFRRGADIHTETASRVFGVAEDAVTAEMRRKAKAVNFGVVYGISAFGLGRNLGISNAEAGEFIDGYFAQYPGIRAWLDETLERARAQGYVTTILNRRRYVPDISSGNVNMRRAGERVAINTPVQGSAADIIKLAMIELDRVLADEDAQMLLQVHDELVVETPAASAEDVSNMMRNVMEKVLTLQVPLRVDVGSGKNWAEIH
- a CDS encoding O-antigen ligase family protein, with translation MQQPFPPLSSAQFAVTLATITAATLLIFGPSRIVLTALFLVALLDHPFRSHAIIHAAGIEWHPRELLLLALFAHGAVACMRRRFWLEWTPIHFGMLLYTAVFAYAAWRGLWLGHTPGDIIAESRAPLFLGAFWIFAGTVRDPRDLAYYRYLALCALVLMAAATIAAFGWFALHGPIPNTQNAFGEFVPRLIQGLPLQSIRPAGHAWLEAGLVVVLSMLMCPREPGLRKAIYVPLALLFAAAIATGMMRTAIISVGVSLAVLCWLNLPRAGRGLALALGMGLIAVAAPMALLQPDRLPGAPIETDRSLTARAVESAGALEAIRQRPFFGAGLGSGFEALGLAQKDSASSAIPEEYRSLHNAWLYIAWKSGLAGLGIALLALGIILLHSQQIINRLPAMNERCLGRGLQAALAGQLVASAAMPRLTWSSGALFLSIWATAFLLLERRVEK
- a CDS encoding HAD-IA family hydrolase, whose product is MVRAVLFDLDGTLMDSTDAIVDSWFYTFDTIGEPRPDREAIIRSIGYPLRKQFPMFTEFDVNECIRIYRAHYTEHSPPKTSLLPGAAEMLSDFAAAGFRMGFVTSKKREASEMLLAHLGVLHYMEARIGPLEVTRHKPDPEPVEKAMAQLGVGPAETVFVGDMHFDVLAGQAAGVTPVAVTTGYQSRAELEVLGPAAVLDSLHEVRDFVLALHGAARVG
- a CDS encoding phosphoribosylglycinamide formyltransferase; protein product: MTLRLAVLLSGSGSTLQNLLDHIDAETLDASVACVIASRASAFGLERASKRGIPAVAITSREFPDVGARNEAIWAEIRRHEADLVVLAGYMSLISVPPDYAHRIVNVHPALIPAFCGQGMYGHHVHEAVLAYGAKITGATVHFVDEAYDHGPIIMQESIPVHDSDTPDSLAERVQALERKLYPKAIQMIAEGRVRVEGRRVHVR
- the lpxB gene encoding lipid-A-disaccharide synthase, whose translation is MKRLFFVAGEASGDTHGANLIRALRAACPDVACEGLGGARMAAEGMLLRHDLAGAAIMGFTEVVKHFRGIRRLFLDTAAHIEASRPDAVVLIDYPGFNIRLAQRVKRMGIPVIYYISPQVWAWKKKRVHTLAACVDKMLVIFPFEVAIYEQVGLPCAYVGHPLLDHIAGYQAPEGASGELVVGLLPGSREQEIRRLLGPMIAVARGIARSRPEARFVAPVVDGARAAQARAIAGDFPLEIVEGGMYDVLSRARFCMVASGTATLETALFGVPFMIFYRVTAVTYWLAKLLVDIRYIGIVNILAGRGIVPEFIQGAIQPGHILPQALRLIESSPERARMTADLREVQSMLGDGGASQNAAREILALLDRTS
- a CDS encoding Gfo/Idh/MocA family oxidoreductase, with the protein product MSVIRAGVVGVGHLGYHHARNYAALPGVELAGVADPDEKNRLRAAGDFTVPGYSDVHGLIAAGVDVVSVATPTTSHADVVNTLLQAGVHVLVEKPMAATVEEAETMAALAKTHGCVLQVGHIERFNGAVLAFSEAIKAPRFIECHRLSPFPGRGTDVSVVLDLMIHDLDIVLALDSSEVVSLDAVGVPVFSTSEDIANVRIRFASGCVANLTSSRVSLERMRKIRIFEDNAYLSTDYSAQEVMVYRKKPGALPPDANPMEHIQIEPLPVTKDEPLKLELQSFVDAVREGRAPVVSGADGVKALKLARDIMDFIRNHA
- the rho gene encoding transcription termination factor Rho, with the translated sequence MAEKTATDRGPGRPKNKGRNPKRANQNGSNRGPQNNRNRRPGGPPNRAQQQQPRRNAPAVLDVANEPMPEYVDGPELNITDLKSMTMPELNEAAQALGIEEYGGLKKQDLIFAVLQRSIEKAGSIYGEGTLEILPDGFGFLRSPDYSYLPGPDDIYVSPSQIRKFALRTGDSITGHVRPPKEGERYFALLKVESVNNESPEIAHKRIIFDSLTPIHPDERFTLEVGQKEIAMRIMDLISPVGKGQRGLIVAAPFTGKTVLLQKIANSITTNHPDVTVIVLLIDERPEEVTDMQRSVKGEVIASTFDEPPERHVQVAEMVLNKARRLVEHKRDVVILLDSITRLARAYNILVPSSGKVLSGGVDANALQRPKRFFGAARNIEEGGSLTILATALVETGSRMDDVIFEEFKGTGNMEIHLDRRLMEKRIFPAIDVNRSRTRQEERLVNAEDLQRIWLLLRVLSDRELQEASELLIEKLKKTKSNEEFLSKMQKM